From one Bacteroides fragilis NCTC 9343 genomic stretch:
- a CDS encoding carbohydrate-binding protein: protein MKRMAYHLLAILIWGMAASAVKAQILLTASATPIEEYAAVELQRYYYQLSGRLLSIDHEEVPDRKTEFVLTRLDHPLVKSWRDKGVLPLKSMPGEQGYVIRTVKEKGRELVVIAGVDANGLLYGVYGLLEDHLGMRFYMNGDVYPDKKEVQTRIPLIQDERTPTVAIRGFLPWTNFPQSATIYSWDDWRYIIDQAARMRMSFIMIHNYNGFCGHNELFHNFEYKGHLSRGWMPTIKTGHGWGCPGWNINEYLFGASEVYDDYDFGADYGLHNETLTNGQIKEKGATIFRKVIAYAHLRGVKIGLGLDIDVVLPEYQSEPDNKDLIKVQVAEIAREYPELDYLLCFQSEGQKNEAFYARWRRVFDGFYEEMKRKSPSTRIAVSGWGLTAESVNSLPEDVICAPISYYSAAFEPGSVYGNREYWGCPWLERDFNSSEYYYPYNVDLSETIRAFGDASANMNGFYALTWRLADAISPKMWYISKAPWYNHEVLDSSEKVYRDFALANYGENAVDAITDIIDQNEPFATDFGECQETPGFNQMVHTYPLMNLYSMTFGGKNGKDVEIKATGYAEKKGTKNAPCDEGGECVGYIMADDWLQYPAVDFSNSPERMSIRIASASSGGVATVYLDRLGGPAIARFEVKNTEGWQSWKSLTVPVKGLKGVHTLYVRFQPFNVIAKAGKLADKQLKTIDSCMAVTSDVLQQLRLSRLRARIHGAACHIALNTDFENYQWNDLPGKMDEWARSFLYRIEDISSYGNIMSTQNRFVKQNYVEKINQLRKQQRVQAPSHIIAKGTLEGAQISWRNEEPAVSSFVVCRNGEEIDTLASDVNCYQDKFHGAASYTVYAVDIEGHKSPLGIPADCLAGSADREAPVIVINSPLTSIMEGTPLHIRFSVVENRLPEFVSGIFHYRRTGEKVWKKIPFKHRTRGVFTLTLPASEITRQGIEYYISVSDSDNVFCYPGSAPARNHTVVVTEVPGDDKPEVPMIKPICGKRMFWSRVPNVEMYRIYRSRTPNFKIGADTFVTFVAGNTQSFADNGFDFDGTSLKGTYYYCVTSVSFWDHESEASKIIQIDY, encoded by the coding sequence ATGAAACGAATGGCATATCACCTGCTGGCTATCTTAATTTGGGGGATGGCAGCATCGGCTGTCAAAGCACAGATTTTGTTAACAGCTTCTGCTACGCCGATTGAAGAATATGCGGCGGTAGAACTTCAGCGGTATTATTATCAGCTGTCCGGACGCTTGTTGTCCATCGATCATGAAGAAGTACCGGACAGGAAAACGGAATTTGTTCTGACAAGACTGGATCATCCGTTAGTGAAGTCTTGGAGAGACAAAGGAGTATTACCTCTGAAGTCCATGCCGGGAGAGCAGGGATATGTCATTCGGACAGTAAAAGAAAAAGGCAGGGAATTGGTTGTCATTGCAGGTGTTGATGCCAATGGATTGCTTTATGGTGTATATGGGTTGCTGGAAGATCACTTAGGAATGCGTTTCTATATGAATGGAGATGTATATCCTGATAAGAAAGAGGTTCAGACGAGAATACCGTTGATTCAAGATGAACGAACTCCGACAGTGGCTATCCGTGGATTTCTTCCCTGGACTAATTTTCCGCAATCGGCTACCATTTATTCTTGGGATGATTGGCGTTACATCATAGATCAGGCAGCACGGATGCGTATGAGCTTCATTATGATTCATAACTATAACGGGTTTTGCGGACATAATGAACTGTTTCATAATTTTGAATACAAAGGGCATTTATCGCGTGGATGGATGCCTACTATAAAGACAGGACACGGATGGGGCTGTCCCGGATGGAATATCAACGAATATCTTTTCGGGGCATCTGAAGTTTATGATGATTATGATTTCGGGGCAGACTATGGCTTGCATAATGAAACGTTGACGAATGGTCAGATCAAAGAGAAAGGAGCAACTATATTCCGTAAGGTGATTGCCTATGCACACTTACGTGGTGTAAAAATAGGTTTAGGGTTAGATATTGATGTCGTTTTGCCGGAATATCAGTCTGAACCGGATAACAAAGACTTGATAAAGGTACAGGTCGCAGAAATAGCTCGTGAGTATCCGGAATTGGACTATCTGCTTTGTTTTCAATCCGAAGGTCAGAAAAATGAGGCTTTTTATGCCCGTTGGCGAAGAGTCTTTGATGGATTTTATGAAGAGATGAAGCGGAAGTCGCCTTCTACCCGTATAGCTGTATCGGGCTGGGGGCTAACTGCGGAATCGGTGAATAGTCTGCCTGAAGATGTCATTTGTGCTCCTATATCTTACTATTCGGCCGCTTTTGAGCCGGGAAGTGTTTATGGAAATCGTGAATACTGGGGATGTCCCTGGCTGGAACGTGATTTTAACAGTTCTGAGTATTACTATCCTTATAATGTAGATCTTTCGGAAACAATCCGGGCCTTTGGAGATGCTTCTGCCAATATGAACGGATTTTATGCGCTGACATGGAGATTGGCGGATGCTATTTCTCCAAAGATGTGGTACATCAGTAAGGCTCCTTGGTATAATCATGAAGTGCTGGACTCTTCGGAGAAAGTGTATCGGGATTTTGCACTTGCCAATTATGGAGAAAATGCAGTGGATGCCATTACTGACATTATCGATCAAAACGAACCTTTTGCTACCGATTTCGGTGAGTGTCAGGAAACACCCGGATTTAATCAGATGGTACATACTTATCCGTTGATGAATCTTTATTCGATGACTTTTGGGGGAAAGAATGGAAAGGATGTGGAGATAAAGGCCACCGGATATGCAGAGAAAAAAGGTACAAAAAATGCTCCTTGTGATGAAGGAGGAGAGTGCGTGGGATATATTATGGCTGATGACTGGTTGCAGTATCCGGCAGTTGATTTTAGTAATAGTCCCGAACGAATGTCCATACGGATTGCTTCTGCATCTTCGGGTGGTGTTGCTACTGTTTATCTGGATCGATTGGGAGGACCTGCTATCGCTCGGTTTGAAGTAAAGAACACGGAAGGTTGGCAATCCTGGAAATCATTGACCGTTCCGGTGAAAGGGTTAAAAGGTGTTCATACGCTTTATGTTCGTTTTCAACCTTTTAATGTAATAGCCAAAGCTGGGAAATTAGCTGATAAACAGCTGAAAACAATTGATAGTTGTATGGCCGTTACTTCGGATGTACTTCAACAATTGCGTCTCTCCCGATTACGAGCACGTATTCATGGAGCAGCATGCCATATAGCTTTGAATACTGATTTTGAAAATTATCAATGGAATGATTTACCGGGGAAAATGGATGAATGGGCGCGTAGCTTTTTGTATCGTATTGAAGATATTTCTTCCTATGGAAACATTATGAGTACTCAGAATCGGTTTGTGAAACAGAACTATGTAGAGAAGATCAACCAGCTACGTAAACAGCAACGGGTACAGGCTCCTTCGCATATTATAGCTAAAGGTACTCTTGAGGGAGCACAGATTAGTTGGCGTAATGAAGAGCCGGCAGTAAGTTCCTTCGTGGTTTGTCGTAATGGAGAAGAGATTGATACATTGGCGTCTGATGTGAATTGTTATCAGGATAAGTTTCATGGAGCAGCTTCGTATACGGTATATGCAGTGGATATTGAAGGGCATAAAAGCCCTTTGGGAATACCTGCCGATTGTCTGGCCGGGAGTGCTGACCGGGAAGCTCCGGTTATTGTGATTAATTCCCCGTTGACTTCAATAATGGAGGGAACTCCGTTGCACATTCGGTTTTCAGTCGTTGAAAATCGGTTACCGGAATTTGTATCCGGGATATTTCACTATCGGAGAACAGGAGAGAAAGTGTGGAAAAAAATACCATTTAAGCACCGGACCAGAGGTGTCTTCACATTAACCTTACCTGCTTCTGAGATTACGCGTCAGGGAATAGAATACTACATTTCGGTTTCAGATTCTGACAATGTATTTTGCTATCCGGGTTCGGCTCCGGCTCGGAATCATACGGTGGTAGTAACTGAGGTACCGGGAGATGATAAACCCGAAGTTCCGATGATAAAACCAATTTGTGGTAAACGTATGTTTTGGAGTCGTGTGCCAAATGTGGAAATGTATCGCATCTATCGTAGCAGAACTCCTAATTTTAAAATCGGAGCAGATACGTTTGTGACGTTTGTAGCGGGAAATACACAGAGTTTTGCCGATAATGGATTTGATTTCGACGGGACTTCTCTGAAAGGAACTTATTATTATTGCGTGACTTCCGTATCCTTTTGGGATCATGAAAGTGAGGCATCAAAAATCATTCAAATAGATTATTAA
- a CDS encoding glycoside hydrolase family 26 protein → MKRIGIYIVIVVCILSCISSRRNLLTETRLMLVDTRATEHTAALFYNLRQLTGKRVVYGQHNYEMDGFDSDSTRWRDEANRCDAYDVTGAYPALASFDFLHFTNPRSWETKELNYIQEKFHVAYNRGNVITFCWHYYSPVTGGNFYDTTQVVRHILPGGSYHATFKADLKIIADFAHNAKGDDGELIPIIFRPWHEFDGNWFWWGKNHCSVEEFKKLYRFTVTYLRDSLEVHNFLYAFSPDCGFTTEAEYLERYPGDKYVDVVGMDNYWDFRPDGGDTSLVVLKARILTQYAQKHGKLSAITETGTQTRDSLWYTQLLSILRSEGVALNYVCTWSGFSPYKGHPAAADFCRFKRDTLVLFADEIPNFYTWH, encoded by the coding sequence ATGAAAAGAATTGGAATATATATTGTTATTGTAGTATGCATCCTGTCTTGCATATCTTCGCGAAGGAACCTCTTGACAGAAACCAGATTGATGTTGGTTGATACGAGAGCAACTGAACATACGGCGGCATTGTTCTATAACTTGCGGCAACTGACCGGAAAACGGGTGGTTTATGGACAACATAATTATGAAATGGATGGGTTCGATTCGGATAGTACACGCTGGAGGGATGAGGCAAACCGATGTGATGCGTATGATGTGACGGGGGCTTATCCTGCTTTGGCTAGTTTTGATTTCCTTCATTTTACGAATCCTCGCAGTTGGGAAACAAAAGAATTGAATTACATACAGGAAAAATTCCATGTTGCATATAATCGGGGAAATGTTATTACGTTCTGTTGGCATTATTATAGTCCGGTGACCGGAGGAAATTTTTATGATACAACACAAGTGGTTCGTCATATCTTGCCGGGAGGTTCTTATCATGCTACCTTCAAAGCCGATTTGAAGATCATTGCTGATTTTGCACACAATGCAAAGGGCGATGACGGAGAGTTGATTCCGATCATATTCCGTCCTTGGCATGAGTTTGATGGTAATTGGTTTTGGTGGGGAAAAAATCATTGTTCGGTTGAAGAATTTAAAAAATTGTATCGGTTTACAGTCACTTATCTCAGAGATTCTTTAGAGGTGCATAACTTTTTATATGCATTTTCTCCGGACTGTGGTTTCACTACTGAGGCCGAATATCTGGAACGTTATCCGGGAGACAAATATGTAGATGTTGTAGGTATGGATAATTATTGGGATTTTCGTCCGGATGGGGGAGATACTTCCCTGGTAGTTCTGAAAGCCCGTATCCTTACACAATATGCGCAAAAGCATGGAAAACTTTCTGCCATTACTGAGACAGGTACACAGACACGTGATTCATTGTGGTATACACAATTGTTATCTATTCTGCGTTCGGAAGGGGTAGCCTTGAATTATGTATGCACTTGGTCGGGGTTTTCTCCTTATAAAGGACATCCGGCAGCAGCCGATTTTTGTCGGTTTAAGAGGGACACTTTGGTGCTCTTCGCTGATGAAATTCCTAATTTTTATACTTGGCACTGA
- a CDS encoding glycoside hydrolase 5 family protein, giving the protein MIMKILSTILLTLLIVLGACTSPQVSPDPFVRVSNGRLTVNGKPYYYIGTNFWYGAILGSQGQGGNRERLLRELDYLKALGINNLRVLVGADGKDGIPTKAEPALQVEAGVYNDTIFDGLDFFLSELDKRDMYAVLFLNNSWEWSGGYSQYLYWAGHGEVPMPNVAGWDAFSNYVAQYAKSEKAHHLFRDHITHVVNRVNRYTGKKYSEDPAIMSWQIGNEPRPFGEDNKKSFAAWIADCAALIKSMDSNHLVSIGSEGMAGCEGDLSLWTSIHADANVDYTTIHIWPNNWGWIDKKDIPGTIGQAIENTCSYIDMHVQEAFKINKPLVLEEFGLPRDSVKFTSNTSTVQRDRYYRAVFDIVEKHAAEKGVFQGCNFWAWGGFAEPQHLFWQRGDDYMGDPGQEEQGLNSVYATDSTINMIKEAVSDINQIIQKQ; this is encoded by the coding sequence ATGATTATGAAAATCCTATCGACTATCCTATTAACCTTGTTGATTGTGCTTGGGGCGTGCACTTCTCCTCAGGTTTCTCCTGATCCTTTTGTCCGTGTGTCAAACGGACGTCTGACGGTGAATGGAAAACCCTATTATTATATAGGAACTAATTTTTGGTATGGAGCTATTTTGGGGTCACAGGGACAGGGAGGTAACCGGGAGAGATTACTTCGTGAACTGGATTATTTGAAGGCTCTTGGTATTAACAATTTGCGTGTTCTTGTTGGAGCAGACGGAAAAGATGGGATTCCGACGAAAGCTGAGCCTGCACTTCAGGTGGAAGCCGGTGTGTATAATGATACTATTTTTGACGGGCTCGATTTCTTCCTGTCGGAGTTGGATAAACGGGATATGTATGCCGTACTTTTCCTGAATAACAGCTGGGAGTGGTCGGGCGGATATTCCCAGTATCTTTATTGGGCGGGACATGGTGAAGTGCCTATGCCGAATGTAGCCGGATGGGATGCTTTTTCGAATTATGTGGCACAATATGCTAAGTCGGAAAAAGCACACCATTTGTTCCGGGATCATATTACTCACGTTGTAAATCGTGTCAATCGGTATACTGGAAAAAAATATAGTGAAGATCCTGCAATTATGTCTTGGCAGATAGGTAATGAACCCCGTCCGTTCGGTGAGGACAATAAAAAGAGTTTTGCAGCCTGGATTGCCGATTGCGCTGCTCTTATTAAATCTATGGATTCTAACCATTTGGTTTCTATTGGATCGGAAGGAATGGCCGGTTGTGAGGGGGATTTGTCACTTTGGACTTCTATCCATGCCGATGCGAATGTTGATTATACTACGATTCATATTTGGCCGAATAATTGGGGATGGATCGATAAGAAAGATATTCCGGGTACCATCGGGCAGGCAATAGAAAACACCTGCTCTTATATCGATATGCATGTGCAGGAAGCTTTTAAGATAAACAAGCCGCTGGTACTTGAAGAGTTTGGTTTACCGAGAGACAGTGTGAAGTTTACTTCGAATACTTCCACTGTTCAGCGGGACCGGTATTACAGAGCTGTGTTTGATATCGTCGAAAAGCATGCTGCCGAAAAGGGTGTTTTCCAAGGATGTAACTTCTGGGCATGGGGTGGATTTGCGGAACCTCAACATCTCTTTTGGCAAAGGGGAGATGACTATATGGGAGATCCCGGGCAGGAGGAACAAGGGCTGAATTCGGTTTATGCAACAGATTCGACGATAAATATGATAAAGGAGGCGGTAAGTGATATTAACCAGATAATTCAGAAACAATGA
- a CDS encoding glycoside hydrolase family 3 N-terminal domain-containing protein — MLSVFFIFPVRAKNTFGKKKDKVTRLHFYDLNKNGRMDTYENPSAPVEYRVEHLLSQMTLEEKVGQMLTSLGWPMYERVGEDIRLTPQLEKEIGEYHIGSLWGFMRADPWTQRTLHTGLNPSLAARASNRLQSYVIEHSRLGIPLFLAEECPHGHMAIGTTVFPTSIGQASTWNPELIRQMGRVIAIEASAQGAHIGYGPVLDLARDPRWSRVEETYGEDPYLNGVMGTALVRGFQGETLNDGKSVIATLKHFASYGWTEGGHNGGTAHIGERELEEAIFPPFREAVGAGALSVMSSYNEIDGNPCTGSRYLLTDILKDRWQFKGFVVSDLYAVGGLREHGVAGNDYEAAIKAVNAGVDSDLGTNVYAEQLVAAVKRGDVAVATIDKAVRRILSLKFQMGLFDDPFVDEKQAVQLVASSEHTGLAREVARQSIVLLKNKDKLLPLKKDIRTLAVIGPNADNVYNMLGDYTAPQADGTVVTVLDGIRQKVSKETRVLYAKGCTVRDSSRTGFKDAIETARNADAVVMVMGGSSARDFSSEYEETGAAKVTINQISDMESGEGYDRATLHLMGRQLELLEEISRLGKPVVLVLIKGRPLLMEGAIQEAEAIVDAWYPGMQGGNAVADVLFGDYNPAGRLTLSVPRSVGQLPVYYNTRRKGNRSRYIEEPGTPRYPFGYGLSYTTFSYTDMKVQVTEGSDDCRVDVTVTIQNQGTADGDEVAQLYFRDDVSSFTTPAKQLRAFSRIHLKAGESREVTFTLDKKSLALYMQEGEWVVEPGRFTIMVGGSSEDIACRQAFEINRKYTFKM, encoded by the coding sequence ATGTTGAGTGTGTTTTTTATTTTTCCGGTTCGGGCTAAAAACACATTCGGGAAGAAAAAAGACAAAGTGACGCGCTTGCATTTTTATGACCTGAATAAGAATGGGCGGATGGACACTTATGAAAACCCTTCTGCTCCTGTGGAGTATCGTGTGGAGCATCTTTTGTCACAGATGACTTTGGAGGAAAAGGTAGGACAGATGCTTACTTCATTGGGGTGGCCCATGTACGAACGGGTGGGAGAGGACATCCGCCTGACCCCTCAGTTGGAGAAAGAAATCGGAGAGTACCATATCGGATCGCTCTGGGGTTTTATGCGGGCTGATCCGTGGACGCAACGTACGTTGCATACCGGACTCAATCCTTCGCTGGCTGCCCGAGCGTCCAATCGTCTTCAATCTTACGTCATAGAACATAGCCGTTTGGGTATTCCGCTGTTTCTGGCGGAAGAATGTCCGCATGGCCACATGGCGATTGGTACAACAGTATTTCCGACTTCCATCGGTCAGGCAAGTACCTGGAATCCGGAACTGATCCGGCAGATGGGACGTGTCATTGCTATTGAAGCAAGTGCTCAGGGAGCACACATCGGCTATGGACCGGTACTCGACTTGGCCCGTGATCCGCGTTGGTCGCGTGTAGAGGAAACTTATGGAGAAGATCCTTATCTGAATGGGGTGATGGGAACTGCTCTGGTACGTGGTTTTCAGGGAGAGACATTAAACGACGGTAAAAGCGTGATAGCGACCCTCAAACATTTTGCTTCGTATGGCTGGACGGAAGGCGGACATAACGGAGGTACTGCCCATATAGGCGAGCGCGAACTGGAAGAGGCTATCTTTCCTCCTTTTCGTGAGGCGGTAGGTGCCGGGGCATTGTCTGTGATGAGTTCATACAATGAAATAGACGGAAATCCATGTACCGGAAGTCGTTATTTGTTAACGGATATCCTGAAAGATCGTTGGCAATTCAAAGGTTTTGTCGTGTCCGATTTGTATGCTGTCGGAGGATTACGGGAACATGGTGTTGCCGGCAATGACTATGAGGCGGCCATAAAGGCCGTGAATGCCGGAGTGGATAGTGATTTGGGAACGAATGTCTATGCTGAGCAGTTGGTTGCTGCGGTCAAAAGAGGGGATGTTGCTGTAGCAACGATAGATAAGGCGGTACGTCGCATTTTATCTCTCAAATTCCAAATGGGATTGTTTGATGATCCATTTGTAGATGAAAAGCAGGCAGTACAACTTGTTGCCTCTTCCGAACATACCGGACTGGCTCGTGAAGTAGCCCGTCAGTCAATCGTTCTGCTTAAGAATAAGGACAAGCTGTTGCCGTTGAAGAAGGATATTCGTACCCTTGCTGTTATAGGTCCCAATGCCGATAATGTGTATAATATGCTTGGAGACTATACCGCGCCTCAAGCCGATGGGACTGTAGTGACAGTCTTGGATGGAATTCGACAAAAGGTCTCTAAAGAAACTCGTGTGCTGTATGCCAAGGGGTGTACAGTGCGTGATTCTTCCCGTACCGGATTTAAAGATGCTATAGAAACAGCCCGTAATGCCGATGCCGTAGTAATGGTTATGGGAGGATCGAGTGCCCGGGATTTTTCCTCGGAATATGAAGAAACCGGTGCGGCAAAAGTCACTATAAATCAGATCAGTGATATGGAAAGTGGCGAAGGCTATGATCGAGCCACACTTCATCTTATGGGAAGACAACTGGAGTTGTTGGAAGAAATCTCCAGGTTGGGTAAACCGGTGGTATTGGTATTGATTAAAGGGCGTCCGTTATTGATGGAGGGAGCTATTCAAGAGGCAGAGGCAATTGTGGATGCCTGGTATCCGGGCATGCAGGGAGGGAATGCTGTGGCCGATGTGCTTTTCGGTGATTACAATCCCGCAGGACGTCTCACTCTTTCTGTGCCACGTTCGGTCGGTCAGTTGCCGGTATACTACAATACAAGACGGAAAGGAAATCGTAGCCGATATATTGAAGAACCGGGTACTCCTCGTTATCCTTTCGGTTATGGTCTTAGTTATACAACTTTTTCCTATACGGATATGAAAGTGCAGGTAACTGAAGGAAGTGATGATTGCCGGGTAGATGTAACAGTAACCATACAAAATCAGGGTACTGCAGATGGTGATGAAGTGGCACAACTCTATTTCCGGGATGACGTAAGCAGTTTTACGACTCCTGCCAAGCAGTTACGGGCGTTCAGCCGTATTCACCTGAAGGCTGGTGAATCCCGAGAAGTAACTTTTACTCTTGATAAGAAGTCATTGGCTCTGTATATGCAAGAGGGGGAATGGGTGGTCGAACCGGGACGCTTTACAATAATGGTGGGAGGCTCTTCCGAGGATATTGCCTGCCGACAAGCATTTGAGATAAACCGAAAATATACTTTTAAAATGTAA
- a CDS encoding uroporphyrinogen decarboxylase family protein: MNRSRDKVRCALNHQNAGSIPVDFGSTAVTGIHCRIVEALRNYYGLAPRPVKIVDAFQMLGEIDAELAEKIGVDCIGIGGPKDIFDLDTTRMHEQTTPWGQRVLVPEAMDLTPDMRGDVYVYAGGDQNYPPSAVMPKGCYFINAIERQQPIEEDRLDPEDNVEEFGLLTENDLAYYCAEADKAYQTGRAVVASFGGTALGDVAFVPGMGLKQPKGIRSVVEWYMSTAMRQDYLHQVFEKEIDIAIANYEKLWAALGDKIDVVLTCGTDFGSQESQFCSIDTFRELWLPHYRRMNDWIHQHTTWKIFKHSCGAIIPILPGLIEAGFDIINPVQINAKDMDSRRLKEEFGSQLTFWGGGVDTQKILPFGTPDEIRRHVMGQCEILGRDGGFVFNAVHNVQANVPVDNVVAMFDALKDIS, translated from the coding sequence ATGAACAGATCAAGAGATAAAGTGCGTTGTGCACTCAATCATCAGAATGCAGGTAGTATACCGGTTGATTTCGGGTCTACAGCAGTCACGGGTATCCATTGCCGTATTGTGGAAGCGCTAAGAAACTATTATGGACTGGCACCCCGTCCGGTGAAGATTGTAGATGCTTTTCAGATGTTAGGAGAGATAGATGCGGAACTGGCCGAAAAGATCGGAGTAGACTGTATAGGTATAGGTGGACCCAAAGATATCTTCGATTTGGATACGACTCGTATGCACGAACAGACAACCCCTTGGGGGCAACGGGTGTTGGTGCCTGAAGCAATGGATTTAACTCCTGATATGCGGGGAGATGTATATGTGTATGCCGGTGGGGATCAAAACTATCCCCCCAGTGCCGTGATGCCCAAAGGATGTTATTTCATTAATGCTATTGAGCGTCAGCAGCCCATTGAAGAAGATCGTTTGGACCCGGAAGACAATGTAGAAGAGTTCGGGCTATTGACAGAGAATGATCTGGCTTATTACTGTGCTGAGGCAGACAAGGCATATCAGACCGGCAGAGCTGTTGTTGCCAGTTTCGGGGGAACGGCTCTGGGGGATGTTGCTTTTGTTCCCGGTATGGGATTGAAGCAGCCCAAGGGGATTCGTAGTGTGGTAGAATGGTATATGTCTACTGCTATGCGGCAGGACTATTTGCATCAGGTATTTGAGAAAGAGATCGACATTGCCATTGCCAATTATGAAAAACTCTGGGCTGCATTAGGAGATAAGATAGATGTGGTGTTGACATGTGGGACCGATTTCGGTTCCCAGGAATCACAGTTTTGCTCTATAGATACCTTCCGTGAGCTTTGGTTACCACACTATCGACGGATGAATGATTGGATACATCAACATACTACCTGGAAAATCTTTAAGCATTCCTGTGGAGCTATTATCCCGATTCTACCCGGATTGATCGAAGCCGGATTTGATATTATCAATCCGGTTCAGATTAATGCCAAAGACATGGATTCCAGAAGATTGAAAGAGGAATTCGGCAGTCAATTGACCTTTTGGGGCGGTGGGGTAGATACGCAAAAGATACTGCCTTTCGGTACTCCCGATGAGATACGTCGCCATGTAATGGGGCAGTGTGAGATATTGGGCCGTGACGGAGGTTTTGTTTTCAATGCTGTCCATAATGTTCAGGCCAATGTTCCGGTAGACAATGTAGTTGCGATGTTCGATGCTCTAAAGGATATCTCTTGA
- a CDS encoding cobalamin B12-binding domain-containing protein: protein MNNLNELYEAILAGKLEQAVSVTREAVAGGAAPQEIINEYMIKAMEAIGARFESGQVFVPNLLMSARAMRGALDILKPLMQGQVNSYIGRIVIGTVKGDLHDIGKNLVASMFEGCGFEVINLGVDVSSDKFISAALENKADIICMSALLTTTMNYMKEVIDALETSGLRGKVKVMVGGAPVSDAFAKSIGADAYTSNANAAVIMAKKLINAC from the coding sequence ATGAACAACCTCAATGAATTATATGAAGCCATTTTGGCCGGTAAATTGGAACAGGCAGTCAGTGTTACTCGGGAAGCTGTTGCCGGAGGAGCAGCACCCCAGGAAATCATTAATGAATATATGATTAAAGCCATGGAAGCCATTGGAGCACGTTTTGAATCGGGACAAGTGTTTGTTCCGAACCTCTTGATGAGCGCCCGTGCCATGCGTGGTGCCCTCGATATACTCAAACCACTGATGCAAGGGCAGGTCAATTCGTATATCGGTCGGATTGTGATTGGTACGGTAAAAGGGGATTTGCATGATATAGGTAAGAACTTGGTTGCTTCGATGTTTGAAGGATGTGGGTTTGAAGTCATCAATCTGGGAGTGGATGTATCGAGTGATAAATTCATTTCTGCGGCATTGGAAAATAAGGCAGATATTATTTGCATGTCCGCACTGCTCACCACTACCATGAATTACATGAAGGAAGTGATCGATGCCCTTGAAACCTCCGGGTTAAGAGGAAAAGTAAAAGTAATGGTAGGAGGAGCACCTGTCAGCGATGCCTTTGCCAAATCTATCGGTGCCGATGCCTATACCAGTAATGCCAATGCAGCCGTAATAATGGCCAAGAAGTTGATAAACGCCTGTTGA
- a CDS encoding vitamin B12 dependent-methionine synthase activation domain-containing protein, whose amino-acid sequence MPLVNSHIVEECLPFTSLRLDPEDINLSMGAGYVPDAEIQAISDALETEIAGICTPRFLYALFDAEPAGTCEVGVNGISLKTGSVITPYLKDAAGYVLFVATAGYEFEAFQHRIGSQGDILREFLLDAYGSAIAEAVVREVCRKVESRMFPLGYGVSHPYSPGYCGWHVTQQQLLFSCLPEFPCGVRLSDSSLMSPIKSVSGIIAYGPCIVKRKYGCELCGKADCYKNRNKLNR is encoded by the coding sequence ATGCCACTGGTGAATTCCCATATTGTTGAAGAGTGTCTGCCTTTCACTTCGTTGAGACTCGATCCGGAGGATATTAATCTTTCAATGGGAGCCGGTTACGTGCCTGATGCGGAGATACAGGCAATATCTGATGCATTGGAAACAGAGATTGCCGGAATTTGTACACCCCGCTTTCTGTATGCTCTGTTCGATGCCGAGCCGGCCGGTACTTGTGAGGTGGGAGTAAACGGTATTTCTCTGAAAACAGGATCTGTTATAACTCCTTATCTTAAAGATGCTGCGGGCTATGTACTCTTTGTTGCTACTGCGGGGTACGAGTTTGAGGCTTTTCAGCATAGGATAGGCAGTCAGGGAGACATCTTACGCGAATTTCTTCTGGATGCTTACGGTTCGGCAATTGCTGAAGCAGTTGTCCGTGAAGTATGCCGGAAAGTGGAATCCCGAATGTTTCCTTTGGGATACGGAGTCAGTCATCCTTACAGTCCCGGTTATTGCGGATGGCACGTCACGCAACAGCAGTTGCTTTTCAGCTGCTTGCCTGAATTTCCCTGCGGGGTCCGATTGAGTGATTCTTCGCTGATGTCGCCTATTAAATCGGTCAGTGGTATTATTGCTTATGGTCCATGTATTGTCAAACGGAAATATGGATGCGAACTATGCGGCAAAGCCGATTGCTATAAAAACAGAAATAAACTAAACAGATAG